Sequence from the Candidatus Palauibacter scopulicola genome:
CGGCGGCGGACGGCCGGAGTCAGCGGCCGGGCACGGACGAGGCCGTGGCAAGGCGCTCGGTCCAGCGTGCGTAGACATCGGGGCGGCGGTCGCGCCAGAACAGCCGCCGGGCGGTCGAGACCGCGCACCGCGAGAGCTCGACGTCGGCGTAGAGAATGGCCTCTTCCCCTTCCGGCGCCCGCGCGAGGACGACGCCCTCGGGATCGACCACGAACGACTCGCCGGCGAAGGTGAGGCGGGGCTCCGCGCCGACGCGGTTGGCCAGCGCGGCGAAGTAGCCGTTCTGGAAGGCCGCCACGCGCACCTCGGCCTCGAACAGCCCCTCGGGCCACTCCCCGACCGCGCCCGCCTGGGGGATGACGACGAGTTGCGCCCCTCGTTCTCCCAGTCGCCGCATGTACTCGGGATAGTGGCGGTCGTAGCAGATCGCGACGCCCACGCGTCCCACGGCGGTGTCGTAGACGAGCGCGTCGGTGTCGCCCTTCGCGTAGTAGTGCTGCTCGTGGAAGCACGCGTATTCGGTGATGTGCATCATCCGCGTCACCCCCAGCAGCGAGCCGTCGGCGTCGAACACGGGCGTGCTGTCGTAGCAACGCCCGTCGGGCCCGAGTTCGTACTGGTTGAACACCGTGACGAGGCCGAGTTCGGCGGCGTGCGCAGCGATTCGGTCGCAGGTGGGGCCGGGGATCGGCTCCGCGATCCGCGCGGCGCCGGGGTCGTCCGGCCGCTGCGGGAAGAAGCGGTCGATCGCGAGTTCCGGGAACGCCACGAGACCGGCGCCTTCCGAAGCGGCGCGCCCCATCGCATCGAGCGCGCGTTCGAGGTTGCGGGTGCGGTCGGGCCCCGCCGACTGCTGTACAAGTGCGATCTTCATCTCGTTTATGTCCTTCGCATGGATCGTTCGCGGTTCGGGGCAGGCGAATTGCCTCGGTCGCCCGGAACGGAGGATTGTCGGCGCGCGCGCCGGGACCCGCAACGGGGTCCACGGATCGCGTCGGGCTTCGTTAAGTTGCTCCCATGTGCGGACGATTCAGCCTTCAGACGCCGGTGCCGGACCTGGCCGAACTGTTCGAGGCCGATCCATCGCGGCTCGATGAATGGGTCGCCCGCTACAACGTGGCGCCCACGGACGAGGTCATCGCGCTGCGGCGAGGGACCGGCGGCCGGGAACTGGTTCCGCTTCGCTGGGGGCTGATTCCGAACTGGGCGGAGGATCGCGCGTCGCTCCCGCCGATGATCAACGCCCGCGCCGAGTCGCTCGAAACCCGGCGCGCGTTTCGCGGCCTCGTCATCGACCGGCGCTGCGCCGTCCTCGCCGACGGTTTCTACGAATGGCGGACGGAGGGCGGCCTGAAGCAGCCGTACTTCATCCGGCGCCGGGACCGGAGACCGATGGCGCTCGCCGGCCTGTGGGACGTGTGGCGGGGGCCGGGCGGCACGATCCCCTCCTGCACGATCGTCACGACGGACGCGAACGCGCTGCTCGAACCGCTGCACGGCCGCATGCCGGTCATCCTCGAGGGCGAGGACGCGCAGATGTGGCTCGACCTCGACATCTCCGAGCGCACCATGGAGCCGCTACGGCCGTTCGACGCGGAAGCGCTGGAGGTGTTCGCGGTCAGCCGCCGGGTGAACCGCGTCGCCGCCGACGATGCGGCCTGCACAGAGCCGCGCGGCGCCCCGATCCGGGAACCGTCAGGCTGGCGCGACCGCCCCCCGGTCGGCGACGCGCCCCCCGACCAGCTCGCGCTCTTCTAGTGCAGGACGTTGCGGGACCGGAGGTGCTGGCTCACCGCGCCGAGCATGAGCGGTCGAATCCGGTAGCGGGGCCCGGCCGGGTCCGGCGCGTCTCCGGGGGCCTCCTCCTCGGCGGCCTCCCCGTCCGGGCCGATTTCGACCAGGCGCAGCTCTTCGAGCGACCTGAGCGTGTGGCGGGCGGCGGCGGGCGGGACTCGCATGACTTCGCCGTACTCGGTGAGCGTGAGAGTCCCGTGGTCGAGGATCGCCTTGAGGGCGAAGCTCTGGTCGATATCCAGCGTGTCCAGCGACGGTGAGGTCGGGGTCAGAGGACGGACGAGAAGGCTGCCCTCGATCGTCTCGAGGTCCACGGACCTCAGCCAGTGGAGCAGCGCCAGTCGCACGGAACCGAGCGAAGCGCGGTGGAGCCGCCGGAAGTAGTCGGCCTCGATCAACTGTCGACGCCTCTGGCTCGTCCGCGCGCGTCGAAGCCGCCGAAGAAGAGCGGCCCGCCCCGCTCGGGGTTCGTCGAACTGGAGCGGGATCCCGCTCCGCCGGTGCCGCGCGAAGATCGCCTGCCGCAACTCGTCGGCGGTAAGGGGGGACAGCGTCAGGCAGTGCATGTCGCGGACGAACGGCCGGAGGCGTGCGCGGACGATCTGCCACGCCGAGGCGTTCAGCGAGACGATCCAGAAGATCCTCGACTCCGTGCGCGCGATGCAGGTCATGAGGCGCTCGAACAGCTCGCCGCCGCCCGGGGCGCGCAGGTGCAGGAATTCTCCGCCTTCGAGAATCACCGTCCGGGGGATCTCCCCGTCCGGGAGCCGCAGGACCCGGTCGGCGAGCCGGTCGAGGTCGACCGTTTCCCCGGGTGTTTCCGAGGCTTCGAGGCCGAGCCACGATGCGAGGCGGCGCGCGAACCGGGGTTCGTCGCGCTCCCGTTCACTCAGGATCCGCCTCACGCAGGCCGGCGAATCCGCCGCAAGACGGGCCGCGACCACGTTCAGCAA
This genomic interval carries:
- a CDS encoding SOS response-associated peptidase, translated to MCGRFSLQTPVPDLAELFEADPSRLDEWVARYNVAPTDEVIALRRGTGGRELVPLRWGLIPNWAEDRASLPPMINARAESLETRRAFRGLVIDRRCAVLADGFYEWRTEGGLKQPYFIRRRDRRPMALAGLWDVWRGPGGTIPSCTIVTTDANALLEPLHGRMPVILEGEDAQMWLDLDISERTMEPLRPFDAEALEVFAVSRRVNRVAADDAACTEPRGAPIREPSGWRDRPPVGDAPPDQLALF
- a CDS encoding nitrilase-related carbon-nitrogen hydrolase — its product is MKIALVQQSAGPDRTRNLERALDAMGRAASEGAGLVAFPELAIDRFFPQRPDDPGAARIAEPIPGPTCDRIAAHAAELGLVTVFNQYELGPDGRCYDSTPVFDADGSLLGVTRMMHITEYACFHEQHYYAKGDTDALVYDTAVGRVGVAICYDRHYPEYMRRLGERGAQLVVIPQAGAVGEWPEGLFEAEVRVAAFQNGYFAALANRVGAEPRLTFAGESFVVDPEGVVLARAPEGEEAILYADVELSRCAVSTARRLFWRDRRPDVYARWTERLATASSVPGR